One region of Carassius gibelio isolate Cgi1373 ecotype wild population from Czech Republic chromosome A1, carGib1.2-hapl.c, whole genome shotgun sequence genomic DNA includes:
- the LOC128020973 gene encoding putative adhesion G protein-coupled receptor E4P: protein MKTEFDPNNSLSCVYWNISEWIVDGCSVLKSNSSHTVCSCDHLSTFALIMQTSRPPESDSPLDLLNLVCVSVGLVFFSLALLTFALCQWSPGVNNVARINICISLLLAHLLFLLTQQFLSLIRPQQVLCAVISGLLHFLFLSGFVWMFIEAVLLFICVKNLSQISSKKREVLSSGFLCVIGYLVALVVVCVSMGLVPEGYGSEDCWIKMDKGFIWSFLGPVCVILALNLVIFIRIVITLYSTLKNLNAEVSQMKQTK, encoded by the exons ATGAAAACC gagtttgaTCCCAACAATTCTCTATCCTGTGTGTACTGGAATATCAGCGAGTGGATTGTAGATGGTTGTTCTGTTTTAAAGTCCAACAGCAGCCACACTGTGTGTTCCTGTGATCATCTGTCCACATTCGCTCTCATTATGCAAACCAGCCGCCCACCAGAG AGCGACTCTCCGCTGGATCTGTTGAATTTGGTGTGTGTGTCCGTGGGGCTGGTGTTCTTCAGTTTGGCCCTGTTGACCTTTGCCCTTTGTCAGTGGAGTCCTGGAGTGAATAATGTGGCTCGAATCAACATCTGCATCAGTCTTCTGTTGGCTCACCTTCTGTTTCTGCTCACACAGCAGTTCCTGAGCCTCATACGTCCTCAGCAG GTGTTGTGTGCCGTGATCTCAGGACTTCTgcacttcctctttctctccggcTTTGTGTGGATGTTCATTGAAGCTGTGCTGCTCTTTATCTGTGTGAAGAACCTATCACAGATCAGCTCCAAAAAGAGGGAGGTGCTTAGCAGTGGATTCCTGTGTGTGATTGGATATCTGGTTGCTCTGGTTGTGGTTTGTGTTTCTATGGGTCTGGTTCCTGAAGGCTACGGCAGTGAAGa TTGCTGGATTAAAATGGATAAAGGTTTTATCTGGAGTTTTCTGGGACCTGTTTGTGTCATACTAGCC TTAAACCTAGTTATCTTCATAAGGATTGTCATCACTCTGTACTCAACTCTCAAAAATCTCAACGCTGAAGTTTCACAGATGAAACAAAccaagtaa